Proteins from one Pseudoliparis swirei isolate HS2019 ecotype Mariana Trench chromosome 22, NWPU_hadal_v1, whole genome shotgun sequence genomic window:
- the igflr1 gene encoding IGF-like family receptor 1 yields MGGTVCHPDVHRACCDMCSSNRLEAEKSKHSRGTNDLEHILGPDILAAPLQTVLDNLDVLEELVILLDPENQGVKNTKHLASHCSFPATWITYIYSMKDSKSPLKALLEGVTSKNPDWTVGRLAELLQHMERNDAIAVLTKLELNVMHV; encoded by the exons AT GGGCGGTACCGTTTGCCATCCTGATGTCCATCGTGCTTGTTGTGATATGTGCTCGTCTAATCGGCTTGAAGCGGAGAAGAG CAAGCATTCTCGTGGCACCAATGATCTGGAGCACATTCTGG GCCCCGACATCCTGGCGGCACCTTTACAGACGGTGCTGGACAACCTGGACGTTTTGGAAGAGCTGGTGATTTTGTTGGATCCAGAGAACCAAGGAGTAAAGAACACCAAACATCTGGCGTCTCATTGCTCCTTCCCCGCCACCTGGATTACTTACATCTACTCCATGAAGGACAGCAAGAGCCCTCTGAAAGCGTTGTTGGAGGGGGTCACCAGCAAGAACCCCGACTGGACCGTCGGGCGCCTGGCTGAGCTGCTCCAACATATGGAGCGCAACGATGCCATCGCTGTTCTCACCAAACTGGAACTGAATGTGATGCACGTGTAA